A stretch of the Gossypium hirsutum isolate 1008001.06 chromosome D07, Gossypium_hirsutum_v2.1, whole genome shotgun sequence genome encodes the following:
- the LOC107953498 gene encoding L-Ala-D/L-amino acid epimerase isoform X1, producing the protein MLSQFALSFFGKSPLNSSKPHEPLKFQLPLSNLYVKNSMKAPVTSSSSNFGFKELLETFTVEVQKAENKPLNVPLIAPFTIATSRLDKVENVAIRIELKNGCVGWGEAPILPFVTAEDQPTAMAKAKGACDMLKNCSFLTLEAVLGEIGDLLPGHQFASVRAGIEMALIDAVAKSIGLPLWRLFGGALNTIITDITIPIVSPAEAAALASKYHKQGFKTLKLKVGKNLKADIEVLQAIRAAHPDCSFILDANEGYKPEEAIEVLEKLHEMGVTPVLFEQPVHRDDWEGLGRVTHFAKSKYGVSVAADESCRSLADVKKIVKGELADVVNIKLAKVGVLGALEIIDLARASGLDLMIGGMVETRLAMGFAGHLAAGLGCFKFVDLDTPLLLSEDPVLEGYEEVIYIWLAGECWNSESDWFVKVARQTHPPGKSSECVQFRCL; encoded by the exons ATGTTATCTCAATTCGCCCTTTCTTTTTTCGGTAAATCCCCTTTAAATTCCTCAAAACCCCATGAACCCCTCAAATTCCAGCTCCCCCTTTCCAATCTGTATGTCAAGAATTCAATGAAGGCCCCTGTTACTTCTTCTTCATCAAATTTTGGGTTCAAGGAATTGTTGGAAACTTTCACGGTGGAAGTTCAGAAAGCTGAGAACAAACCCCTAAATGTTCCTTTGATTGCTCCTTTCACCATAGCCACTTCTAGGCTTGATAAAGTGGAGAACGTGGCAATCAGGATCGAGTTGAAAAATGGATGTGTTGGTTGGGGTGAGGCTCCAATTCTGCCTTTTGTTACTGCAGAGGATCAACCTACTGCTATGGCTAAAGCCAAGGGGGCCTGTGACATGCTCAAGAATTGTTCTTTCTTGACTCTTGAGGCAGTGCTGGGGGAGATTGGTGATCTTTTACCTGGCCATCAGTTTGCTTCA GTTAGGGCTGGAATTGAGATGGCATTGATTGATGCGGTTGCTAAGAGCATTGGTCTACCCCTGTGGAGATTATTTGGTGGAGCTTTAAATACAATAATCACTGATATAACA attcctatTGTTTCCCCGGCTGAAGCTGCTGCATTAGCTTCAAAGTATCACAAACAAGGATTCAAAACTTTGAAGCTTAAGGTAGGAAAGAACCTGAAAGCTGACATTGAAGTTTTACAAGCAATTCGTGCCGCTCACCCTGATTGTTCATTCATCTTGGATGCTAATGAGGGATATAAACCTGAGGAGGCTATTGAAGTTCTTGAAAAATTACATG AAATGGGAGTGACTCCTGTTCTTTTTGAACAGCCAGTTCATAGAGATGATTGGGAAGGTCTTGGTCGTGTTACTCATTTTGCAAAAAGCAAATATGGGGTATCTGTTGCTGCGGACGAGAGCTGTCGGAGTTTAGCTGATGTTAAGAAAATAGTGAAGGGAGAGCTTGCGGATGTTGTTAACATTAAGCTTGCTAAAGTTGGAGTCCTTGGTGCTCttgaaattattgatttggctagGGCATCGGGACTGGATCTCATGATTGGTGGTATGGTGGAAACCAGGTTGGCCATGGGCTTTGCTGGTCATCTTGCTGCTGGCCTTGGATGTTTCAA ATTTGTTGATTTGGATACTCCCCTTCTCTTGTCTGAAGATCCGGTTCTTGAAGGGTATGAAG AAGTTATATACATTTGGTTGGCTGGTGAATGTTGGAATTCTGAATCAGACTGGTTCGTTAAAGTGGCAAGGCAGACCCATCCTCCAGGTAAAAGTAGCGAATGTGTGCAGTTTAGATGCTTGTAA
- the LOC107953498 gene encoding L-Ala-D/L-amino acid epimerase isoform X2 produces MLSQFALSFFGKSPLNSSKPHEPLKFQLPLSNLYVKNSMKAPVTSSSSNFGFKELLETFTVEVQKAENKPLNVPLIAPFTIATSRLDKVENVAIRIELKNGCVGWGEAPILPFVTAEDQPTAMAKAKGACDMLKNCSFLTLEAVLGEIGDLLPGHQFASVRAGIEMALIDAVAKSIGLPLWRLFGGALNTIITDITIPIVSPAEAAALASKYHKQGFKTLKLKVGKNLKADIEVLQAIRAAHPDCSFILDANEGYKPEEAIEVLEKLHEMGVTPVLFEQPVHRDDWEGLGRVTHFAKSKYGVSVAADESCRSLADVKKIVKGELADVVNIKLAKVGVLGALEIIDLARASGLDLMIGGMVETRLAMGFAGHLAAGLGCFKFVDLDTPLLLSEDPVLEGYEVHGAIYKFTNARGQGSSLHWENIE; encoded by the exons ATGTTATCTCAATTCGCCCTTTCTTTTTTCGGTAAATCCCCTTTAAATTCCTCAAAACCCCATGAACCCCTCAAATTCCAGCTCCCCCTTTCCAATCTGTATGTCAAGAATTCAATGAAGGCCCCTGTTACTTCTTCTTCATCAAATTTTGGGTTCAAGGAATTGTTGGAAACTTTCACGGTGGAAGTTCAGAAAGCTGAGAACAAACCCCTAAATGTTCCTTTGATTGCTCCTTTCACCATAGCCACTTCTAGGCTTGATAAAGTGGAGAACGTGGCAATCAGGATCGAGTTGAAAAATGGATGTGTTGGTTGGGGTGAGGCTCCAATTCTGCCTTTTGTTACTGCAGAGGATCAACCTACTGCTATGGCTAAAGCCAAGGGGGCCTGTGACATGCTCAAGAATTGTTCTTTCTTGACTCTTGAGGCAGTGCTGGGGGAGATTGGTGATCTTTTACCTGGCCATCAGTTTGCTTCA GTTAGGGCTGGAATTGAGATGGCATTGATTGATGCGGTTGCTAAGAGCATTGGTCTACCCCTGTGGAGATTATTTGGTGGAGCTTTAAATACAATAATCACTGATATAACA attcctatTGTTTCCCCGGCTGAAGCTGCTGCATTAGCTTCAAAGTATCACAAACAAGGATTCAAAACTTTGAAGCTTAAGGTAGGAAAGAACCTGAAAGCTGACATTGAAGTTTTACAAGCAATTCGTGCCGCTCACCCTGATTGTTCATTCATCTTGGATGCTAATGAGGGATATAAACCTGAGGAGGCTATTGAAGTTCTTGAAAAATTACATG AAATGGGAGTGACTCCTGTTCTTTTTGAACAGCCAGTTCATAGAGATGATTGGGAAGGTCTTGGTCGTGTTACTCATTTTGCAAAAAGCAAATATGGGGTATCTGTTGCTGCGGACGAGAGCTGTCGGAGTTTAGCTGATGTTAAGAAAATAGTGAAGGGAGAGCTTGCGGATGTTGTTAACATTAAGCTTGCTAAAGTTGGAGTCCTTGGTGCTCttgaaattattgatttggctagGGCATCGGGACTGGATCTCATGATTGGTGGTATGGTGGAAACCAGGTTGGCCATGGGCTTTGCTGGTCATCTTGCTGCTGGCCTTGGATGTTTCAA ATTTGTTGATTTGGATACTCCCCTTCTCTTGTCTGAAGATCCGGTTCTTGAAGGGTATGAAG TTCATGGAGCTATTTACAAATTCACAAATGCTAGAGGCCAGGGTAGTTCCCTTCATTGGGAAAATATTGAATG A